One window of Nocardia sp. NBC_00508 genomic DNA carries:
- a CDS encoding DUF4345 family protein: MALAVCAIIGVFFLGMGGYALGAPAALIRPFGIQLTEPPARYEVRAVYGGFGVAMAVVLAVAALDLGSLRSGIMVAVGAALAGMAVGRILSALLDERTAFYPNWFYCGVEAIGATALFLAA, from the coding sequence GTGGCGCTGGCCGTTTGCGCGATCATCGGGGTGTTCTTTCTGGGCATGGGCGGCTACGCGCTCGGTGCGCCCGCCGCGCTGATCCGGCCGTTCGGCATCCAGCTCACCGAACCACCCGCACGCTATGAAGTGCGCGCCGTCTACGGCGGCTTCGGCGTGGCGATGGCGGTCGTGCTCGCCGTGGCCGCGTTGGACCTCGGTTCACTGCGCTCGGGGATCATGGTGGCCGTCGGCGCCGCCCTGGCGGGCATGGCCGTGGGCCGGATCTTGTCTGCCCTGCTCGACGAACGAACGGCTTTCTACCCCAACTGGTTCTACTGCGGTGTGGAGGCGATCGGCGCCACCGCGCTGTTCCTCGCGGCGTAG